A region from the Lolium perenne isolate Kyuss_39 chromosome 4, Kyuss_2.0, whole genome shotgun sequence genome encodes:
- the LOC127292567 gene encoding reticulon-like protein B8 produces MSEHSGSATEKIMNNIMDTIADKLPKQKSDNIMSNIMDTISDKLPKQKSGHFDQASVSDKVNKMFGRQRSLHGVLGGGKSADVLLWRNKKISSSVLGLATAIWVFFEWLDYHFLTIISFVLVLGMVVQFVWSNFSSKLNGSSKVPRVEIPDELFVNIAVGIGAQVNKFLGFLQDVSCERNLKHFVVAIVGLWAASVAGSWFNFLTVIYIGFVCAHTLPVLYEKYEDQVDEFLYSILGLLRDQYQKLDSGVLSRIPKGNKKTE; encoded by the exons ATGTCAGAGCATTCTGGGAGCGCGACCGAGAAGATCATGAACAACATCATGGACACCATCGCTGACAAGCTCCCCAAGCAGAAGTCTGACAATATCATGAGCAACATCATGGATACCATCTCTGACAAGCTCCCTAAGCAGAAGTCTGGCCATTTCGATCAAGCTTCAGTCTCCGACAAAGTGAACAAGATGTTTGGTCGCCAGAGGTCCCTCCATGGGGTTTTGGGTGGTGGAAAGT CTGCTGATGTGTTGCTATGGAGGAACAAGAAGATATCTTCAAGTGTTTTGGGTCTCGCAACAGCTATCTGGGTTTTCTTCGAGTGGCTGGATTACCACTTCTTGACAATCATTTCATTTGTCCTTGTCCTTGGAATGGTTGTTCAGTTTGTTTGGTCCAACTTCTCAAGCAAGCTAAACGG ATCTTCTAAAGTGCCCCGAGTTGAGATACCCGATGAGCTGTTTGTGAACATTGCTGTTGGGATTGGTGCCCAAGTAAATAAGTTCCTGGGTTTCCTTCAAGATGTGTCTTGTGAAAGAAACTTGAAGCATTTCGTAGTG GCAATTGTCGGGTTGTGGGCTGCTTCTGTAGCTGGGAGCTGGTTCAATTTCCTAACTGTCATTTACATTG GGTTTGTCTGTGCTCACACACTTCCGGTGCTGTACGAGAAGTACGAGGACCAAGTCGACGAGTTCCTCTACAGCATTCTTGGCCTGCTCCGAGATCAGTACCAGAAGCTCGACAGCGGCGTCCTGAGCAGGATACCGAAGGGGAACAAGAAGACCGAGTAG
- the LOC127348373 gene encoding uncharacterized protein produces the protein MEQKKLSVLLLVLCAGSAHGMRLLHDVDGQYGRDFAFGSSAAAEAETVQRDASLDDYEDEISRVEFEPERGMSYAATVATTAAAPAPGPATAGSDATTTARPGTGSMKWWLPPSTMPSFPMFPNPGGMPGMPLPAMPVPMPMPAGFPGMPAMPMPVPGGGIPGAGLPGVPFPGGMPAPFNFKPTGWGVGAGGGAGTTLSPPAQEQPAPPAASDNANANDNPSPTETIIN, from the coding sequence ATGGAGCAGAAGAAGCTGTCCGTCCTCCTCCTTGTCCTCTGCGCAGGGTCGGCGCACGGCATGCGCCTCCTCCACGACGTCGACGGCCAGTACGGCCGGGACTTCGCCTTCGGCTCCAGCGCAGCCGCCGAAGCCGAGACCGTGCAGCGCGACGCGTCCTTGGACGACTACGAGGACGAGATAAGCCGCGTGGAGTTCGAGCCAGAGCGCGGCATGTCCTACGCCGCCACGGTCGCCACCACCGCAGCCGCGCCTGCTCCGGGGCCAGCGACGGCCGGGAGTGACGCCACCACGACCGCGAGGCCTGGCACGGGCAGCATGAAGTGGTGGCTGCCGCCGTCGACGATGCCGTCGTTCCCGATGTTCCCGAACCCCGGCGGCATGCCCGGGATGCCGTTGCCCGCCATGCCTGTTCCCATGCCCATGCCCGCCGGCTTCCCCGGGATGCCCGCCATGCCTATGCCTGTGCCGGGGGGAGGCATCCCAGGCGCTGGCTTGCCGGGCGTGCCGTTTCCAGGAGGAATGCCGGCGCCGTTCAACTTCAAGCCGACCGGATGGGGAGTCGGAGCTGGCGGCGGCGCCGGAACCACTCTGTCACCGCCCGCGCAGGAGCAGCCGGCGCCTCCCGCCGCCAGCGACAACGCCAACGCCAACGACAACCCGAGCCCCACCGAGACCATTATCAACTGA